The proteins below are encoded in one region of Thermoanaerobacterium sp. PSU-2:
- a CDS encoding response regulator, protein MGRILIVDDNKGVCSLLKELFTMEGHLAKTCSEIERVHEKLENFKPDVSIFDIHIGKCDVLEFTKSLKMRHPDMEIIFMSADDPDECFKGERFIKKPFDIFKVKEYVNKILLERVAV, encoded by the coding sequence TTGGGGAGGATTTTGATTGTCGATGATAACAAAGGTGTCTGTTCTCTCTTAAAAGAGCTTTTTACGATGGAGGGACACCTTGCAAAAACATGCAGTGAAATTGAAAGAGTCCACGAAAAATTGGAGAATTTTAAGCCTGACGTTAGCATTTTCGATATACATATTGGGAAGTGTGACGTTTTAGAGTTTACAAAAAGTTTAAAAATGCGACACCCAGACATGGAAATCATTTTCATGTCTGCTGATGATCCCGATGAATGTTTTAAAGGGGAGAGGTTTATAAAAAAGCCTTTCGACATTTTCAAAGTCAAGGAATACGTAAATAAAATTTTGCTGGAAAGAGTAGCAGTGTAA